A single region of the Anguilla rostrata isolate EN2019 chromosome 11, ASM1855537v3, whole genome shotgun sequence genome encodes:
- the zgc:174906 gene encoding uncharacterized protein zgc:174906 → MVETPEGGAALLRSRKPALIEALSADADHVLQHADSLSLLSLGEYRRIKALADPSQKVRDLLDCVIQKGRGPADAFLEFLGKADTRDTFPTLSVILRGAELPREAQEKANTKRKSEEKTTEMFCKKQKREAGSELVTEKQMMLVARCLGRDWKQLGRVALGVSTVRLEQIEEENPRNHAERVFAMLRAWRDRERWTATAARLHALLSVDECGPPPESVDFLLDSA, encoded by the exons ATGGTGGAGACGCCAGAAGGGGGCGCCGCTCTGCTGCGCAGCCGCAAGCCGGCGCTGATCGAGGCCCTGAGCGCCGACGCGGACCACGTCCTGCAGCACGCCGACTCCCtgtccctgctctccctggggGAGTACCGGCGGATCAAGGCGCTGGCCGACCCCTCGCAGAAGGTCCGCGACCTGCTGGACTGCGTCATacagaaggggcggggccccgcCGACGCCTTCCTGGAGTTTCTGGGGAAGGCCGACACGCGGGACACTTTCCCCACGCTGTCCGTCATCCtgcggggggcggagcttcctcGGGAGGCCCAAG agaAAGCCAACACCAAAAGGAAAAGTGAGGAGAagacaacagaaatgttttgcaaGAAACAGAAACGCGAAGCCG ggtcgGAGCTGGTGACGGAGAAGCAGATGATGCTGGTGGCGCGGTGCCTGGGCCGTGACTGGAAGCAGCTGGGCAGGGTGGCGCTGGGGGTCTCCACGGTCCGGCTGGAGCAGATCGAGGAGGAGAACCCCAGGAACCACGCCGAGCGGGTGTTCGCCATGCTGCGGGCGTGGCGCGACAGGGAGCGCTGGaccgccaccgccgcccgcCTGCACGCGCTCCTGTCCGTCGACGAGTGCGGCCCGCCTCCCGAGAGCGTCGACTTCCTCCTGGACTCCGCCTGA